A window of Centroberyx gerrardi isolate f3 chromosome 19, fCenGer3.hap1.cur.20231027, whole genome shotgun sequence genomic DNA:
TCCCGTCGCCGGCCGGAGGATGCGTGACGTCGGCACCCAGGAAGATGACAGGCTGCTGGAACACAGAGGGCCTGGACAGACAGCGGGACACACGGGGGACAgatgaaggagaaagggaaaaggaaaaagactcAGTTATTCATAGTGTGTCACAAACCTGTACATCATACACTcacacttcattaggtacatctgttcaactgcttgttaacacaaatatctaatcacCCAATCAcatggcagcaactcaatgcatttaggcatgtagacatggtcaagacgatctgctgaagttcaaaccaagcatcagaatggggaagaaaggtgatttaagtgactttgaacgtggcatggttgttggtgccagacgggctggtttgagtaattcagaaactgctgatctactgggattttctcacacaaccatctctagggtttacagagaatggtccgaaaaagagaaaatatccagtgagcggcagttctctgggcgaaaatgccttgttgatggcagaggtcagaggagaatggccagactggttggagctgatggaaaggcaacagtaactcagataacctctttacaactgtggtgagcagaaaagcatcccagaatgcaacacgtcgaaccttgaggcagatgtcactttggtagccggttgacactgagctgaaagctgatacctacccagtattagtaaggtgtacctaatgaagtggccggtgagtgtatatttgATTCTAAGAACAAGAACAGCACTCTGATGTAGAATatcatgtggggaaaaaaaaggcactCATCAGTTAAAAAGCCTTATTCTTTATTTAGTAAGTTAAAAACTGCACCCAGACAAACAGACTGACTAGCTTAAAAATGACTagccaaatagaataaaggcATATTAACGTGATAATCCTCATGATCCTCccgtttattttttttgtttttttattttggcagtgTCTTTGGTGTCatgcactcattgctgtggtgtttttgcactgcccattattcttctatttattgcaaacaactgctgttgctgctgcttgaaacgcatcactttcaCGGCCTGGGTTAGGTTGAATTACTATTGCATTACATGTACTGCCAATGCCGAgtaacaaaactgacatttatttatatggaaaatGTTGCTTTCCACATGATTACCACAGGACCGTTTTTTATCCAAAAAGCACCAAACCAACCTTCAAAACCAACAACCAAAACCTCCAATCTACACTCCAATGAAGGAattacaaatatacacacagtcTAGCATAGCCAATTTCCATTTAAAATTCACATAAATTGAATCACATGCCATGCTGACAGCTCACCTCTGATGAGGCACCAGGACGTTGTTGATGCCCCCCAGCTTGGCGTTGATTTTGAGGCAGAGGTTGGAGAGGGTCTGAGGGGACGTCTTCACTACGTTCTTCACCTGGACACACTGGGTGGCCATGCCCAGCAGGGTGTCTCCCACCCGCTTCACCTCAGctgtagagagggaggggaagagagccAACCAAGTTTAATATCGCTCAAATGATTTTCTGTTTAAATACTGACCATCTACCAGTAGAAACCAAAAAGACGTTGTGACTAGAACACCACAAAACAGGTGGGAAAACTTTCAAGGCAAGCAGAAAAATAGTCCTACAGTAGAAATAAATGGAAGTTCTGTATCCAAAAAGAACTTAAATGCAGCGATACTGCATTTCCATGTAATATTCCGTCTTCCCTTATTCTATCCCCATACCTAAAAAGGCTTTTACCTTTTCCTCATTCAACAAAATGCACATCAAAAGCAAGAAATCATGAATTTCTTACCATAGACTGGTGTTTTTCCCGGCAGGATGACGACGATGAGCTGCAGACCTACGTAGGACATCTTGAGGTGTTTGAACATGGGCTCCACGCTGTCGGCTCCCTGGGCGTATTTACAGAAGCACGGCTGGCCCTGGATGGGCATCCCAGCATCCTTAGAGATCTTCCGAAGCTGGTCAGTGAAGCTCCTATTGGAAAGCATTGCACAACCCATCAGAAACCAGCAGTATACTTATAAGACTTTTTCTAGGAAGAccacagcatttaaaaaaagcaaATCATTGAATAAAGGCTCGTCAGGATTTGCCTTTTTCCCCTCCACTTTCTCGTCTTTATCCAGTAAATTTCTGAGACCAGCTTTAGTGTAAAGTCACAGAATACAGCAGCGAAGGCCGTGACTCACTTGAGCAGGTCCTCTCGACACTGTTTCTGTGGGGCGAAGCAGGCCACGGCCCAGACCTTGATCTCGATGCCAGCGTAGAACTGCTTCCCTCTCATGTCCCACACGCCCTGGTTGGGCGTGGCCACGGTCTTATTCTGCGGAGAGAGTCCCTACTCTCTTAGTCAACCCCCCGATAAGATGAGCCAATACAGCAGACAGTACTACAGCCCAACCCACAGCTATATATATTCCCTCCTTATACAGGCAAACATAATGCATTAACTGCCCACCCAACTGTACTTCTCAAATGTATGTGGCCTGCATTCAGCATAATCACACAGATCAAAGTATTCTACATACACTGAAAGGCTTCAGACCCGTTTGATATATTCATATTCGTACGCTGCTGTATAGATGCATTAAATAGATTGAATTATGAAACTGGTCTGAAGTATTTCAGTGTGCGTTGGAATATTTTTACCCGTGTGTGGACTATTGTTCCTGCCCTGCTGCGGTGCACAAGGCATCCACAATTTATTCTACGCATCGTTAGGCTTGtttagaagagagagaaacgttCAGGACAGACTCAAGTGGACAGAAATGATTGCAGATAACATCCTGTTTTTGTAGCTTCTTAAATCAGTCCTGACACCAAACAGCGAACATGAGTGCTGCATTTATTCAAAAAGACAATCATCTGATGCTTGATGAGTGCTCTTACTTTGAGAGGGTTTGGGAATATGGATCCACACAAATTTAACACATTCTGATGCCTTCTATAGTATAATGTATAGGGCGTTCGTCCTGAATGTTCCTCTCTGTAGCACAAAgccattaatattaatattccACTATACAACAACACTGCAGGCCACTACCAGCACCGTGGTTAGGATTAGGCACCATGGGCTGTTAAATCATTACCATAAAATCATTAATTTCCCTTGTCAGATCATCATAGTCATGAGTGATTAAGATGCAGCGATCAGGGCACTGTTAACAAGATTTACAAAAGGCCATTAAGAGTTTATGTTCTCTAAAGTAAGTGGCCAAAAGGAACTATTTGATGGTAGCATGCCAGGAAAACTGAAGCGTTTCTCCACCTGTATCCAAAAAGGTTGAACTTCAATGCATTTCCATCAACCAAATTCAGTAAATTTAAATTTAGTGAAAGATTAGTGGTTATTATCAGTGATCTCCCCATTCAATCAGAGAATCAAATCACAGTGCATGTGGAGTTACAGAGGAAATAAGACTGCTGCCTTTCCCATCtcaaatgttacatctcatACAGTCACTTCAGTATTCATCTTCGTTTCTGTGAATACTTTGATGCAACTATATGTCATGCAACATCAGCATACAGTGGTAAagagacaagtgtgtgtttttcgTTCATACCAAGTGATCACAGCAATGGGAAAAGCAGTCAGTCTACATTTAACAGTATTTCACTGGAAGGCGATTAGACTCAATATCCCAGCAGGCACGGGGCCAAGCCATTCAGAAAGAGACTGCTGTAACAGGTCCTGGGTAGATGAATGAGCATGTAGTTCAGCCAGCCAATAGCGGGATTAAGCTTGGCATTGGCACGCGAGATAAATTTTATCAAGCAACAATCTGTTTTTATACTATGAAGGAACAATTGTAAATTAGGTACAGAGAatcagagaatgagagaaagctGGCCGGAGGCTTCTGCATTCATTTCAAACCCCAGCAGAATAAAtttcccccacagggatcattaaaattTCTTAGAAGAACCATTGAACGCTGCCTCTGAATGGGCGGTTACATTCCAAGAAGTTATTTATAGTAAGTATTTTACAGACTTTGGGAAAAGTGCATCTTTCCAACTGATTGTACTTCAATGCTGGGTGGCAAAGAGTCTGATCGTCCTCCAGTTAgtaacacattcattttccctccttacacacacacacaatccctgaATCCCAATTCAGCCTCTAATCCCTTAACCACTAGGCAATAATGTCTCAAAGGAGTAGACAGgtgtaaataataatatacaCAGGTTGACTTTTGGGCCAGATAAAATGCTCCCAGTTGCATCTTCTATTCACAAACTGGGGACAGTTTTTAGCCAACATTACCTCTCCTTTTTCCACTTCTCTTCTGTGTGCACCATCTAATCTCAATGCATAATGGCTAGGGACTATTCAATGGCTGATATGAGATTCAATGGGTGAATCTCAACAATCTACAGTGacttcctcctcacctcctttcctccacctgCACAGACACCAGCGAATGCAACAGATGAAACTGACATCCTCGTCTATGAGCATCATGATACTTCAGCCCACCTGGTATACTTAAGAGCTGTGCCAGTGGAGGGAAAGACCATTTGGAAGGAGAAACGCACCTAACAGACTGCTGAGATTCACCACAGGATTATAACATAGGGCAAGTTCCAGGTCTTTCAGGTCTGCCAACATTGCAGTTGCACACCAGATCCACCCTGAATTAGCGCCACCAGGGTTCCTACATACacaacatcaaattataatgTTTAATTGTTGACCCAAAACATGCTAGAGGCCtcattttttattcatgatcttgtcaagtgAAGACATCATGTTGAAATCCTTTGTTTTAAAACTGCGGCtgtatcaacacaaatctccatcacagggttttcctcaggatgtgacaTGTTGATCTAGGATGGAGAGCTGAagcatactgatgaatttgggtgccatattttaataaaaaggccatccattcattttcaaaaactgttAAAGGCCTTATTTAATTTTTCTCATATCCACAAACTTTCTAGGATTTTCAAGGCCCGTGGGAACCCTGTAGCACTAGATTAACATATTACATCAATTGTCTGATTCAGAATATAAAGGGTAAATTGATTGTTTATTGGAAATAGCTTGGTTAGTGCAAAATTAATCCACCATCTCTAAATTTGACATGGCTCAGAGAAAGTAATTGTTCAATCACTGCCTGATCAACATGTATTCAATTAGTTAATTTATCAGAACAATCACATCACGTATGTCGTCTCACCCGTCTGACGAGCGAGCTCTGCCAACCTGGAACGTCCCCCATGTCCCAACATTCACTCTGTgacgccccccctccctccagtgCTCCCCAGTCAGGCTTGCGCCCCCAGAGTGCAGCCCCGGCCCAGTACTCACCCTGCCACAGTCCCTCCCTGTGTCTGTACTCACCCGGCCCCCATACTGCAGCATGGGCGCTGGGAGGACACGCCCTGTGACTTCTGTCATGTCGTTGTGCACGACGATGCCAAACTCCTTCAGGTACGGGTCCGGGCCCCCGACCATGCTGTTGCTTTTGAcctggggtggggagggggtgaggaggagTAAGGGAGCAGGGGAGAAAGCCAAGAGGGAGGAGTTAAAGttgtaggagaggaggaggaagaggaggaaagcgATGGTGAGAAGGGTGAAggacagagagtgggaggaaaataataataaacttgatttatatagcacttttcaaaacaaagttacaaagtgcttcacagtgaaAAAATACAACATAAGTTACAAAAAATAGagtaatatcaatatataagaaaaaaaaacactaaagacaTAAGCTACATTTAAAACGAGACACCAAGAAAAAGTACCAAATTAGAACAACGGCAAATTATAAGAAGGCCTTTTCAAAAAGATAAGATGTGATTTAAAACAAGACACCGATTTAGCTTGAAAAAGGGGGATTGAGGACAGGGATGAGAGAACAATGAACTGTTAAAATTGATTTCTAGATCAGTGTCATCAATTACTTTTACTCAGCGTTTAGGCAGTGTAAACAAAGAGGGAGTGGAGCTCATCTTTCATGCAAAAGTTCAAAGCAGCGGCCACAATTCCAAAACTACAAGGCGTCGGAGAAAATACACCTGACTGTCTGCTGCTCCGGTTGCGTTTCGCACTCCCGCCCCAAGAGGGAACCGTCACTCACCAGTCTGCTgatctcttcctgtctgtcggGGGCCGAGCGAGCGGTGGCTTTGATCATGGTGGACGTTTGGTTGTCTGTCAGTTTCTTGATACAGCGCTGGCCTGCCACTATGTTACAGACCTGCAGAGCAGAAAGCAAcatgtcatgaataaaacaaaataaccaGGTCAGGATCTGATCAGAGGAACAAGAtagcggtaaataaaaaaaagggagaaattCACAGACGGAGATGAACGGCAGTTTTGTGTCCAAcctaaaacataaataaataagaatgagCGCATGTGTCGAGGCATCAAACTGCCTCTTTTCTCACCTCCAGGGGAAGGTAGGTGTGCTTCTGTTCCTGCCCTACTTGAAGACAGGGTAGGTGTGGGTATTTGAGCTGCAGACTGTACTTCTGCTTGAAATACTGAGCTACTGTACACTCCATGGCTTGGCCGTTCTCGAGCTGTAAGGGGAACCTgtgaataaaatggaaaatgtgggCAATCCACAGAGAAACCCACATTAATAtgtaaaacaaaccaaaaaaaaaaaaattgcatcaaTTTGATATTTACAAGGTCTTgagatttttctttttggcaTATTTGAATTAAAAATGCAATATGTCAAGGGCCCTTTGGTGACATGTGAGGGCAAATAAAGTGCCGTGTGCAAGAGAGGCACTTACGTTTGGTGGCTGGCAGGGCGACGGGTGACATTGCACACACGATACTTCCTCTTCATCTGACCACAGTGTGTGACCTCAACTTTCAAGCCTgctcaaaaaacacacacacacatacacacaaacagggtTACAGACCAATAAGAGGGAGCATGCCACAACTGTAGTTTCTTTCCAACCAAATTACAGTTTCAAATCTTTTGATATGTTAAATTTTAGCTGGTTGGATTTGCAGTCAGTCTTCTTTTCTTCACTGCCAACAAGGATCCACTTGGGGTCGAGGTGTTTGGGAGTTTTTGTCACAATGAATGTTGAAGAGGCAGCCAACAGTGTGCACATTTTCTCAGCTTTCTGCAGTTTCCCTTTAGACATTTGTCACAACCcagctttaaaaaagaaactgaaGGAAATGTGTATAGGAAAAGGCAGCTTACAGCGTGGCCAGTGTCTGGCCCAGAAAATAAGCAGTTGCAATTTCACAATGTCAAGGAATCTCTCCCAGAATAAAAACTGATCTAAAATATGCCAGTAGCTCCTGCAAGGGATTTGGTGACTTTGAGCAAGATTTTAGCTCATTGAtgaagagatagaaacagaaacaaagtcAAAAAAAGACACAGGAGCTGGTTGCCTGAGGTCAAAATCCTGTGTGAATTATGAACAAAAACCACAGCTTGATTCAGGATTTTAGTTGTGAATACTTGTGTGAATCTTGTGGACAGAAATACacagttaaataaataatttcagtGTGACGTGTGTTAGACTCCTCCAACTGTGTTGTAAAAGGTCAAATCCCACATGTTTTCTGACTTGAGATTGCAGAGTTTCTGTTTGAAGGCAGAACTGTCAGCCTTTGCTACCCCGGGGTAAAAAACAACATGCGTTCCAACACTGGTGTAGCTTAAGCAGTGTGCATTTGTAGTGTGTATGtagcatgcatgtttgtgtgagtgggtgtAGTTTCTTCAGTTTATATGCACTGCATAAATGCAAACATCCATTTGCCCTGCAGACCCACACCTACCTCTAATCACCTCGGTAGATTTGTTAAGCTGTGAGTCACTAAACTTAcgtatataatgtgtgtgtgagagctgctgGTGTAGGCCCTCCTCTGATCTCTGGTACATATAtgtagtgcgtgtgtgtgtgtgtgggtgtgtgtgtgtgatggtaacGCTTGCCCACCTCTTATCTCCTTGGTGAATTTGACGCGCTGGGAGTCAGTGAGTGGTTTGGTCTGTTCGTTGATGTTCTGTATGTCTAGCACCTCGCACATGAACTCGATCACAGGTTGGGCACGGTAGAAAGCAGTGGCTGACACTGTAGGGTagaacagaggaagacagatatGTCATTatccaatcaatcaatcaatcaatcctaTAATGACTACTAGCAATCCAAATTAATTTATGAACTATCAAAGGCAGAGTCCGGTAGAATGGGGTGCAGAATGGGGGGATGCAACAGTAACATatagggctttcaggtgatgcaaCGCACCCTcaggcagccatattggaggccctcagctcttgggcaacaacaGCTGATTGCGTTTCTAATCTTCTCAATAGAACTGagtagacatggttaatttctgtggtgtttttgactgggaactgatcatttcatctaGTAGAAGCTGccgttagtagtggctagtagtcacagtcaacattaacatcagttgctttgctaaattagcctgctggctagttagctaactaaaaAAGTCAAAATCGTGTCTCGATAGAATGAGTTTTAAGCTATAACTCGTGCACTGCAGTAGAGAATACCACCAAAGGGGAAATGTTAAACCAGACagtttcctgtgtcacagtatcctaaatttggaaacgcaTCAAcagactaaccctaacccttcacaTTACTAAACTGACCTATCACACCACAGTGATCTTTATCAGGTATTTCTCATTTTCTAGCCTCGTTGTTATGCATACAGCCATAATTTGCGCACAGCAAGTTCTCCAAAGGACCTCCATGATTGCACCAGtcatggttgctaggagatttgcgATGCAACTGCCAAGTCTCTACAAAAACGTAAACTGTTACAGGCTAGGCAGGATAGGAAGCTGTGGCTGATGTTGAGGGGGAGTGAAGAGGAAATATAGAGGTTTGCGACACAATTAATCGCTGATTATCAGTGATTTTGTGCATAGACATAAATTCAGTCTTGTTTGCTGGGCACAGCAGAGAGCTGTGGCAGAGACTGCAGAGTTGGACACGATGcgtatccatcatatcagtcaGTTAACACCAATATGAGAGCACAACCAGAAACATTATACAAATAGCAGCGCAAGAGTTATAATCACACTGCATCAAGCACAAATCACTGATCATTTTCTGATTTCTTAAATGAATGCACTGTGAGTAGCCTGTAAACGATTAtccaaaccacaaacacacacacacacacacacacacacgcacgcacgcacagcaGGTCCAGCTCTGTGCAGGTCTTACCATCGATGTTGAGCATCATATTCCACATGGCAGGACGGACAGACTGATGGAAACCAAACCACACCTCCCTGCCCCCGCCCAGTGGATGGTAGTAGCCCTCCGGAGGGGAGAAAAACGAACGCCCCACTGGAGTGTACCTgtacgcacaaacacaaaagacaaCAGTCACAGGAAGATTAAAATGGCTCCTCAAACTATTCTGTAGAAATTTGCAGTCAACAATATATAGTTTTTGACAACACAATTTGGATTTTGCATGAACTATGCTACGGTATAATGTAGGATGAATAAAAATTTGGGCTTATAGTTTAGATACTTATAAAGCAAGGTAATTTTGTTGGATTATTCTGTACAATAACCCACACAACCAATTTGCCTccagttttattgatttttaataCATGTACCGAGGGAcccagagagggaaaaagtTTGATGCCTACAGGTGTAAGTGGACACATAAATGAAGCATGGTTATATCTCAAAGAAATTTTAGTTTCTGGGTCAGACATTAGGTGGTAATGGCATTGTGTGACCACCTTAAGTGATATAAATGCTTATCTCAAGTGCCAAAGGTTTGCAAATCAACACGGAGGCATAACCAAAAGTGGAAAATGTATCCTTTGTTTGACTTGGGGAGTTTACTGGAGGAAATAATCTAGTAATTAGAGGTAAATATTGATACCATACGCTCAGGATTTCCTCTCATACTACAGTAGAGTGGCTCATGTAAGGCCGGTGTCATATGATATCCAAACCCAAGTCAATACATTTCAcaattcatttaatttcattggGCACAAATATATCAGGAATGCACCAATTGTCATACGGTGTGGTATTGTCTTGTGGATGTGATCAGGAAAGAGACAAGACAGCAGGAAATGAATTAAGAAGGCAATAACTCTCCAACAGTGGAAGAAATGGATGGGGAAGAAAATGTGGATCATGTGTTTAGTGGGGAAAGGCAGAGATGGATGAGCTGCGGTACCTCATGGAAGGCAGATGCCGCGTGATGACGTCCAGCGCCTGAACAGAGTCCTCTGGGACCTCGTTCAGGTGACCGGACAGGGCTTCCAGCAGCATCTGAAGGCTCACCACAGACACCCACTGCAGGGACACCTTGAACGTCTGATCCTTCCCCTCGCCAGGCAGAGTCACCTCCAGATCCACctagggaaggagagggagagggagagagagagagagagagagagagagagagagagagagagagagagagagagagagagagagagagagagagagagagagagagagagagagagagagagagagatggagggggggatggTGAgtgagagggacaaagagaaaggaggataaagagggagaagggacGAGGAAGATGGGTttagagaaggatggagggagatttACAAAGGAAAGcggaaaaaagggagggagacaacGATGAGcggagggaaatggagagaagggagatggGCAATAAATACCACAAAGGGCAGAGTATAATGAAAGAAGAGAGcaacacaaagagacaaagagaaagacaaagagagcaaGGTTTAAATCCTTTGCGTTTTGATTTGTCAGCATGCAAACATTTAATTTATACACCAACACAGCATCAAGAGAGGTGTAAACAAAAGGCAATTTAAGTGAGAATGATACTTCATTTCTTGTATTAAGACAATTTTAATTCATCTGTTTGTACACTATGTATTTAAGGGGAAATGTGAATGAAAACCAAGCATGcgtgctctttttcagcaccgccctgcttctcattcacactgcagcacacatttacacctgggatctgcccagtacaaccacagtcctctACAGTTTTCTGCTGAACTGCTCTTCTGGAGGAAATGAGGATCCACCCTAAACCACttttaacactgtttaaaaaaacatccattGGTGATGAACCTTGTGCTCCTggctccattttgttgtttggtggtatatttttcttactccccttttttttcttacttcttACTCCACCAATAATTGGCCAAACttagatatttccagcgcagctacagtggagtttaaTCAGAGAGAAATTTTCACCTATCTAcaacatcagtggtaaacatcaggttctgatatcagtccctcagaatcaaagagcgagggcttctttccagACCTAGCATTTAGCACCGATGttcaatcatacagggagaaatccatggtagaagaggcagagagaccagttttTCCACTGACATTAGCCTAAATAGACCAGAATGTAATGCAGTCACAAGACATGCTGCGTTTTGCATACAGGGCGcaactcactttttcttgaGTAACAAGAAAGCTGGCCCTGaagctattgctctctccacctacacataaaaaCTGGAGAGAAGTTAGCCTGATATTGGATATTCGGTGGATATTCGTTCAATaacttgtaaagcaaacaaataaaaccacaTGGATGAAAATATTTGTGGCTACTGGAAGATAAAGAAAATTTTACAACTGCTGGTTTGAATGTTTGAGAAAATATATTCACAGAATacccaatatcaagctaactttatTCCGGTCACACAGAACCCTAAATGGAAAATGTTCACgcccattctctgggggttttcgaaagtcattctgggaaatgtaggaaaccacCAACTGCTCCATTTTAAATGCCTACCATCTACTTactaaaatatgaacaaaccaCTGGATTTAGGTTCTTAAATGCCAAACATCTCTCACTGGAGATCGCCTTAGAGCACTGACTGGTCCATAACATGACAAAAACAAGTTCACATGCAAACATTTCATCAAGACACACAAATGAATCCATGCTCATGCTCATGACAGAGGGGTAGGCGTTTAAAATACCAACCCTGTCTCTCCCTATTGGCAGTGGATGTGCTGTGTACATGTTCCTCTTCCCGTCGTAGCCAGGCTGTCGGTCTCCAAAGATCTGCATCTTGAAGTGCCGCACCATGGTGTCCACCACTTCCCTAAGAGACGAGGGCAACAGGGTAGTGAGACACCACTGACTTCTACAGCAGAGCCCAAAATAATTATTACACTACCACCGCTTTAATTTCAAATCAAGTATTTCTTCAATgacatatgaaaaaaaaagacccaaGCATTTTCATACTGACCAAGAACAAAATGCTTCTTTTTCCTCATTTGCCATTTACTAGTATCTAAAACCTCCTTCCCCTTACAGCCTTGTTTCTAAATTAACACCCCTGGGGCAGGGTGTATTTTTTCACACAAATGGATGGTTGTGACCCAAAAGcctcaaaatatgaaacaaaaaccccagaaaaaaaaaaaaaaacatcacatcccTACGTCTATCTACAGCTGTTCACCTAGACATATCTTCTGCTCAAACCCCGTCAGTGTGTTTACCTGTTGACCCTCCGAGGCCGTTTCTCAGGCTTGATGTCGATATCATAGTGATAGACATCAATCTTGGGAATCTGCACCTGGAAGTGGTTGGCCAACAGGCGGATGGGTTTCCCCACCGTGCCGAGGCCGGGACGCCGCGGAGGCtggaacagagagggaggggcaggagggCCTGGAGAGGGCGGAGAaaacaaatgattttttttaaaagctgaaaatggCAAGAGGGCTCCCAatacaatatcacaataattGATACATATTGCTACACTACATGAAAATCATTCAGTAGCACATCATTAGGTTTCTATATGTTTTCATCAATATCTTTGACATGCAAATAAATATATCAATACTTTCATCGTTTTTCTCGTCGTTGCGACCTGAATTTACCATAATCTTGGAAGGAATGCAGATTCTGTGCACAGAAATAGTAATGCTTCAAACGAAGTGAGCTTGgcatttattttgaatgtaaaCGAAGGTGGCAGCGATGAGagggtgtgagagggtgtgcTTTTATCTTCATTCATTATCTGGAATTTAAATGAACTTAGGCGACCCAACGCCAAGCTTGTTGCAATAGATTTGTCCAATAACACCTGCTTGAATGCACTGAAAAGGACCAACCCACAGACACACGCTTTGATTGATCCATAACTCTGGCCCCTGACCTACATAGGTCAACAAGGGGCTGGCGAAACAATGACCCCCAATTATCCTTCGGCCCGCCCCTAGCCCCACCCAGACACACAGGACGCCCGCCCCACACCCCTAGACAAAGACCGAGCTCctctcagacagacagcagcagggcCATATGGGGGGGCGCCGCGCCGAGAGGCTGGATTACCGTTACACACAGAATAAAaacgcacaccacacacactccgcaTATGCACCatctcactcacatacacattacatatgcacatgcatgtacacaaacCACCTCAGTCAGCTACCTATGGTGGTCTCTACCATCCCCCACCTTCA
This region includes:
- the ago4 gene encoding protein argonaute-4 isoform X1, translated to MEALGPADSKMVKQMQGAASGSTAEGCLETHNTVQLSTGPPAPPSLFQPPRRPGLGTVGKPIRLLANHFQVQIPKIDVYHYDIDIKPEKRPRRVNREVVDTMVRHFKMQIFGDRQPGYDGKRNMYTAHPLPIGRDRVDLEVTLPGEGKDQTFKVSLQWVSVVSLQMLLEALSGHLNEVPEDSVQALDVITRHLPSMRYTPVGRSFFSPPEGYYHPLGGGREVWFGFHQSVRPAMWNMMLNIDVSATAFYRAQPVIEFMCEVLDIQNINEQTKPLTDSQRVKFTKEIRGLKVEVTHCGQMKRKYRVCNVTRRPASHQTFPLQLENGQAMECTVAQYFKQKYSLQLKYPHLPCLQVGQEQKHTYLPLEVCNIVAGQRCIKKLTDNQTSTMIKATARSAPDRQEEISRLVKSNSMVGGPDPYLKEFGIVVHNDMTEVTGRVLPAPMLQYGGRVSTDTGRDCGRGLSPQNKTVATPNQGVWDMRGKQFYAGIEIKVWAVACFAPQKQCREDLLKSFTDQLRKISKDAGMPIQGQPCFCKYAQGADSVEPMFKHLKMSYVGLQLIVVILPGKTPVYAEVKRVGDTLLGMATQCVQVKNVVKTSPQTLSNLCLKINAKLGGINNVLVPHQRPSVFQQPVIFLGADVTHPPAGDGKKPSIAAVVGSMDGHPSRYCATVRVQTSRQDLSQEQLFSQEVIQDLTNMVRELLIQFYKSTRFKPTRIIYYRGGVSEGQMKQVAWPELIAIRKACISLEEDYRPGITYIVVQKRHHTRLFCSDKAERVGKSGNVPAGTTVDSTITHPSEFDFYLCSHAGIQGTSRPSHYHVLWDDNCFTADELQLLTYQLCHTYVRCTRSVSIPAPAYYARLVAFRARYHLVDKDHDSAEGSHVSGQSNGRDPQALAKAVQIHYDTQHTMYFA